From Mauremys reevesii isolate NIE-2019 linkage group 10, ASM1616193v1, whole genome shotgun sequence, the proteins below share one genomic window:
- the NOXO1 gene encoding NADPH oxidase organizer 1 isoform X2: MMAVSWSDRNNVLIYRTFEEFKKFHKVLKRKFPIEGGLLKKSDRSIPKFQDAKLMQRKSRNVSRSMERLKLLETYSQELLKADAKVSQSEDVIQFFKAQTQDLDPSFPKNSIIIMPSEMGDGKKDQSKQQNPSVTQPVVSQNYSCIEAYETKDTKNRPFKVAKKEIVEVLIKDVTGWWLVENKDQQIAWFPAPYLEARVTGEASLNARELDEAGTLYYAVRAYKSQKADELSLNVGVVVEVLEKSDNGWWLIWYNEHTGYIPSMFLQPYKNPHSKFQTMVNPGLCVSTPNLLQATSPSNWSSLPQRKTLVPPTHSAQETPIKNRDPLSRTRSRSLSGPLTGAESAASSSLTSELDSLSVSSGSGSEHGFSQDWKAGSAGSLPGLKQAGPGLLQASLGQASASGGSKAPHLTTKDRNDSGFEEESPSDSDSFLHSPDSAASVPKVPARPAVQEILQKCSTVTKRAVQRAAPRPNLHSSPHLHPGGETCAKPTDALEHVCLR; the protein is encoded by the exons ATGATGGCTGTGTCCTGGTCAGACCGAAACAACGTTCTCATCTATAGGACTTTCGAAGAGTTTAAGAAATTCCAT AAAGTACTGAAGAGAAAATTCCCCATAGAAGGTGGTTTACTGAAGAAATCTGACCGGAGCATTCCAAAGTTTCAAG ATGCAAAACTGATGCAGAGAAAGAGCAGGAATGTGAGCAGGTCAATGGAGAGATTGAAACTGCTGGAGACTTACTCCCAGGAGCTGCTGAAAGCGGATGCTAAAGTCTCCCAGAGCGAAGATGTGATCCAGTTTTTCAAAGCACAAACCCAAGACCTAGATCCTTCCTTTCCAaaaaacag CATTATAATTATGCCCTCAGAAATGGGAGATGGAAAGAAAGACCAGTCCAAGCAGCAGAACCCATCTGTTACTCAGCCAGTGGTCTCCCAGAACTACAGCTGCATCGAAGCCTATGAAACCAAAGACACAAAGAACAGACCCTTCAAAGTTGCCAAGAAGGAAATTGTCGAAGTGTTAATCAAGGATGTGACTG ggtggtggctggtggAGAACAAGGATCAGCAAATAGCCTGGTTCCCAGCTCCGTATCTGGAGGCGAGAGTAACTGGGGAGGCGAGTCTGAATGCCAGAGAACTGGATGAGGCGG GGACTCTGTATTACGCCGTGCGGGCCTACAAGTCTCAGAAGGCCGATGAGCTCTCTCTGAATGTCGGGGTAGTTGTGGAGGTGCTAGAGAAATCTGACAATGGCTGGTGGCTGATCTG GTACAATGAGCACACTGGCTACATCCCCTCCATGTTCCTCCAGCCGTACAAGAACCCGCACAGCAAGTTCCAAACGATGGTGAACCCTGGCCTCTGCGTCTCCACCCCTAACCTGCTGCAGGCCACCAGCCCCtccaactggagttccctcccccagcgcaAGACACTGgtgccccccactcactcagCGCAGGAGACGCCCATAAAGAACAGGGATCCTCTGAGCAGAACGAGATCGAGATCTCTGAGCGGCCCGCTGACTGGGGCGGAGAGCGCAGCCAGCTCCAGCCTCACGTCTGAGCTAGACAGTCTGTCTGTTAGTTCAGGGAGCGGGAGCGAACACGGCTTCAGCCAGGATTGGAAGGCAGGCTCAGCAGGGTCTTTGCCTGGCCTCAAGCAGGCCGGGCCTGGCCTCCTGCAAGCGAGCCTAGGTCAAGCGTCGGCCAGTGGAGGCAGCAAAGCTCCTCACCTCACCACCAAGGATAGGAATGATTCTGGCTTTGAGGAGGAGTCTCCAAGCGACTCAGATTCTTTCCTTCACAGCCCAGACTCTGCTGCCAGCGTCCCCAAGGTGCCGGCGCGACCCGCGGTCCAGGAAATCCTCCAGAAATGCAGCACTGTGACCAAGAGAGCTGTGCAAAGGGCTGCCCCCAGGCCTAATCTGCACTCCTCACCTCACCTCCACCCCGGAGGGGAGACGTGTGCAAAGCCGACGGATGCTCTAGAGCATGTGTGCCTCAGATGA
- the NOXO1 gene encoding NADPH oxidase organizer 1 isoform X1, whose translation MNCCRYPVDVKAVGLMQCRKQKKYMMAVSWSDRNNVLIYRTFEEFKKFHKVLKRKFPIEGGLLKKSDRSIPKFQDAKLMQRKSRNVSRSMERLKLLETYSQELLKADAKVSQSEDVIQFFKAQTQDLDPSFPKNSIIIMPSEMGDGKKDQSKQQNPSVTQPVVSQNYSCIEAYETKDTKNRPFKVAKKEIVEVLIKDVTGWWLVENKDQQIAWFPAPYLEARVTGEASLNARELDEAGTLYYAVRAYKSQKADELSLNVGVVVEVLEKSDNGWWLIWYNEHTGYIPSMFLQPYKNPHSKFQTMVNPGLCVSTPNLLQATSPSNWSSLPQRKTLVPPTHSAQETPIKNRDPLSRTRSRSLSGPLTGAESAASSSLTSELDSLSVSSGSGSEHGFSQDWKAGSAGSLPGLKQAGPGLLQASLGQASASGGSKAPHLTTKDRNDSGFEEESPSDSDSFLHSPDSAASVPKVPARPAVQEILQKCSTVTKRAVQRAAPRPNLHSSPHLHPGGETCAKPTDALEHVCLR comes from the exons ATGAACTGTTGCCGGTACCCTGTTGATGTGAAAGCTGTTGGCTTGATGCAGTGCAGAAAGCAGAAG aagtACATGATGGCTGTGTCCTGGTCAGACCGAAACAACGTTCTCATCTATAGGACTTTCGAAGAGTTTAAGAAATTCCAT AAAGTACTGAAGAGAAAATTCCCCATAGAAGGTGGTTTACTGAAGAAATCTGACCGGAGCATTCCAAAGTTTCAAG ATGCAAAACTGATGCAGAGAAAGAGCAGGAATGTGAGCAGGTCAATGGAGAGATTGAAACTGCTGGAGACTTACTCCCAGGAGCTGCTGAAAGCGGATGCTAAAGTCTCCCAGAGCGAAGATGTGATCCAGTTTTTCAAAGCACAAACCCAAGACCTAGATCCTTCCTTTCCAaaaaacag CATTATAATTATGCCCTCAGAAATGGGAGATGGAAAGAAAGACCAGTCCAAGCAGCAGAACCCATCTGTTACTCAGCCAGTGGTCTCCCAGAACTACAGCTGCATCGAAGCCTATGAAACCAAAGACACAAAGAACAGACCCTTCAAAGTTGCCAAGAAGGAAATTGTCGAAGTGTTAATCAAGGATGTGACTG ggtggtggctggtggAGAACAAGGATCAGCAAATAGCCTGGTTCCCAGCTCCGTATCTGGAGGCGAGAGTAACTGGGGAGGCGAGTCTGAATGCCAGAGAACTGGATGAGGCGG GGACTCTGTATTACGCCGTGCGGGCCTACAAGTCTCAGAAGGCCGATGAGCTCTCTCTGAATGTCGGGGTAGTTGTGGAGGTGCTAGAGAAATCTGACAATGGCTGGTGGCTGATCTG GTACAATGAGCACACTGGCTACATCCCCTCCATGTTCCTCCAGCCGTACAAGAACCCGCACAGCAAGTTCCAAACGATGGTGAACCCTGGCCTCTGCGTCTCCACCCCTAACCTGCTGCAGGCCACCAGCCCCtccaactggagttccctcccccagcgcaAGACACTGgtgccccccactcactcagCGCAGGAGACGCCCATAAAGAACAGGGATCCTCTGAGCAGAACGAGATCGAGATCTCTGAGCGGCCCGCTGACTGGGGCGGAGAGCGCAGCCAGCTCCAGCCTCACGTCTGAGCTAGACAGTCTGTCTGTTAGTTCAGGGAGCGGGAGCGAACACGGCTTCAGCCAGGATTGGAAGGCAGGCTCAGCAGGGTCTTTGCCTGGCCTCAAGCAGGCCGGGCCTGGCCTCCTGCAAGCGAGCCTAGGTCAAGCGTCGGCCAGTGGAGGCAGCAAAGCTCCTCACCTCACCACCAAGGATAGGAATGATTCTGGCTTTGAGGAGGAGTCTCCAAGCGACTCAGATTCTTTCCTTCACAGCCCAGACTCTGCTGCCAGCGTCCCCAAGGTGCCGGCGCGACCCGCGGTCCAGGAAATCCTCCAGAAATGCAGCACTGTGACCAAGAGAGCTGTGCAAAGGGCTGCCCCCAGGCCTAATCTGCACTCCTCACCTCACCTCCACCCCGGAGGGGAGACGTGTGCAAAGCCGACGGATGCTCTAGAGCATGTGTGCCTCAGATGA